The Terriglobales bacterium genome has a window encoding:
- a CDS encoding ribonuclease E inhibitor RraB: protein MSKNGSTDTDFIEHYFYFPERFNADKAAERLQAKGWRVQVTKGADEENWLVFATQLSPIEDELEKLWWELTRLAKEFNGEYDGYGRPG, encoded by the coding sequence ATGAGCAAGAACGGCAGCACCGATACGGATTTCATCGAGCATTATTTCTATTTCCCAGAAAGGTTCAATGCTGATAAAGCAGCTGAGCGTCTGCAAGCAAAAGGCTGGCGAGTTCAGGTAACCAAGGGAGCTGACGAAGAAAACTGGCTGGTTTTTGCAACACAACTGTCGCCCATTGAAGACGAATTAGAGAAGCTTTGGTGGGAGCTGACTCGTTTGGCCAAAGAATTCAATGGAGAATACGATGGTTATGGCCGTCCAGGATGA
- a CDS encoding glycoside hydrolase family 3 N-terminal domain-containing protein yields MSVLAQDKDKSQKNKPVQTSPVQLSKDGRKWVEKTLKKLSLEEKVGQMINIRYFTDFQNFESDNYKQIRDQIQKYHIGSMVLTVHVDGPILLKNPPLEVAAVANQLQRDSKLPLLMAADFERGLDSRVKSVPVFPDAMAFGAVGSTDYAEKFGAITAEESRAIGIHWNLFPVADVNINPANPIINTRSFGESPDEVGALVAAFIKGSHEHGMLATAKHFPGHGDTGTDSHLGVARVDGDLARLQKVELPPFQKAIGADVDSIMVAHVSAPALDPDPNKVATVSHKVITDVLRNQLGFQGVVVTDAMDMRGLTSLYPPGQGNPMARAAVDAVKAGNDVILWPTDLDGAFNGIVDAVKKGEITEAQIDASVKKILELKASVGLDKNRFVDLQQVSYLVSKPEDLAFAQQVADEAVTLVRNNNQVLPLQKLQVPATEAEIFQANVKPSKQVVAIVITDTIRGEWGQAFKAAFRQRRADTTFFQVDNSVAGVLAPEILQAVKEADKVVVAAYIVPTPAKQVLVEGKLVNSVGLEQGSGELLRQILEIAGSKTAVIALGNPYVAQNFPSVQTYICTYSNATSSELSAVKALFGELQSHGKLPVTLPGIAERGFSLPWPSAAQSGAASSGGHE; encoded by the coding sequence GGTCGGGCAGATGATCAATATCCGCTACTTTACCGACTTCCAGAACTTTGAGAGCGACAATTACAAGCAGATACGGGACCAGATCCAGAAGTATCACATCGGCTCCATGGTGCTGACGGTGCACGTGGATGGGCCTATCCTTTTGAAAAACCCGCCGCTGGAAGTTGCGGCCGTGGCCAATCAGTTACAGCGTGATTCCAAGCTGCCCTTGCTGATGGCGGCGGATTTTGAGCGCGGGCTGGATTCGCGGGTGAAGTCAGTCCCGGTTTTTCCTGACGCAATGGCGTTTGGCGCGGTCGGTAGCACGGACTACGCCGAGAAATTTGGTGCGATTACGGCGGAAGAGTCGCGAGCGATCGGCATCCACTGGAACCTGTTTCCGGTGGCGGACGTGAATATCAACCCGGCCAATCCCATCATTAATACACGCTCGTTTGGAGAGAGCCCTGACGAGGTGGGCGCGTTGGTGGCGGCGTTCATCAAAGGATCGCATGAGCATGGCATGCTGGCTACGGCCAAGCACTTTCCTGGACACGGCGATACCGGCACGGATTCTCACCTGGGTGTGGCCAGAGTGGACGGCGATCTGGCGCGTTTGCAGAAGGTTGAACTGCCACCGTTCCAAAAAGCCATCGGTGCTGACGTGGATTCGATCATGGTAGCGCATGTTTCGGCCCCTGCGCTTGATCCCGATCCGAATAAGGTTGCGACGGTTTCGCACAAAGTAATCACCGATGTTCTGAGGAACCAACTCGGATTTCAAGGCGTGGTCGTAACGGACGCGATGGATATGCGCGGGCTGACCAGCCTGTATCCGCCAGGCCAAGGAAATCCGATGGCGAGAGCTGCGGTCGATGCGGTGAAGGCAGGGAACGACGTGATCCTGTGGCCGACCGATCTGGATGGAGCGTTTAACGGTATTGTTGACGCGGTCAAGAAGGGTGAGATTACGGAGGCGCAGATTGATGCTTCGGTGAAAAAGATCCTGGAGCTGAAAGCCTCTGTAGGTCTGGATAAAAACCGTTTTGTTGATCTGCAGCAGGTGTCATATCTGGTCAGCAAGCCGGAGGATTTAGCGTTTGCCCAGCAGGTAGCAGATGAAGCAGTAACGTTGGTGCGAAACAATAATCAGGTGCTGCCCTTGCAGAAGCTGCAGGTCCCTGCGACTGAAGCCGAAATCTTTCAGGCCAACGTGAAACCCAGCAAGCAAGTGGTGGCCATTGTTATCACCGATACGATTCGTGGAGAGTGGGGGCAGGCATTCAAAGCTGCGTTCAGGCAACGGCGTGCGGACACGACTTTCTTTCAGGTGGACAATTCCGTGGCCGGAGTTTTAGCACCCGAGATCCTGCAGGCCGTGAAAGAGGCGGACAAGGTAGTGGTGGCGGCGTACATTGTGCCTACACCAGCCAAGCAGGTCTTGGTGGAGGGAAAGCTGGTGAATAGCGTAGGCCTCGAACAGGGGAGCGGGGAGCTGCTGCGGCAGATACTCGAAATCGCTGGGTCGAAAACTGCGGTGATTGCGTTGGGGAATCCGTATGTGGCGCAGAATTTTCCCAGCGTGCAGACGTATATCTGTACGTATTCCAATGCCACGAGTTCTGAGCTGAGCGCAGTCAAAGCATTGTTTGGAGAGTTGCAATCGCATGGTAAATTGCCGGTTACATTGCCGGGGATCGCGGAGAGGGGATTTTCATTGCCCTGGCCTTCGGCCGCGCAAAGCGGTGCGGCGAGTTCGGGCGGGCATGAATGA